Genomic window (Streptococcus suis S735):
TGATACTCTTTTAGATAGTTAGTGAGGGTTTGGTTGAGCTGTTCCCTATTAGTGGAGAAGGTCCCAACCTTTGTGTCTTCTGTACTAGTCTGAACGAGCTTTGTTAAATCCTCTCTATCTGTTTGAATCCGTGTATAGAGGACTATTCCGCAACCAATCAATAAAGACAACTGGGCTAAAAATAACCATTTCCAAATATTAAGGTTCCCAGCTTTCCGTGGTCTCATTCATTCTCTCCAATATCGCTTTTTTCATAATCTCATATCCAGTATTATTGGGATGGAAACTGTCTTCCTCATACAGTAAATTATTGGTAACTTGGCTACCATTTTGACTAATACCAGCCTCCCCTTCCAATCCTTTATAAAGCAAATCATTGATCGGAACAAAGTAGACATGCTGATATTTTTCAGTTATCTGTTCTGTCATCGTATTCCAATTATCAACAATTGTCTGCATTTCTGTCAATTCAGGAAAATTGAGGTAGAGTGGATTGTAAATCCCGACAACATAGATGGGAAGATTTGGTTTATTCTTACGCGCTGTCTTAATAATTGTATCCAATTGTTTTCCGTAATCTTTTGCGGGCTTATCAAAAGTTGAAACTTTGAGATTGGCAATGTTTTTAATAATAGCCTTGCGCAAATCGTTGCCACCAACTGTCAGAGTTAACAGATCTGCTGTTTTTAAGTAACTTATCAGCTCTCCATCTTCCTTCATTCGTTTAAGAATCTGATTACTGGTATTCCCAGAAACTCCGAAATTTTTATAATCTACTTCATAACCATAATCATTAGTTAGAGATTGAGCCAACAAGGGAACAAATCCCCCCTGTCCAGTTGTATCTCCAACACCTTCTGTCAAAGAATCACCAAGTGCCACATATCGAAAACTGATTTTTTCTGATACGGTAAGCTCTTGTCTGGAGATGCGAGATGAGGCAACAGGAATGAGCTGATGAAATAGAAAAATCGACCCTAGAATTGTCAGAAAAAAGAAAACAAAGCCTTGAATCAACTTCCTATTATTCATAACGAAGCAAAATAGCCCAGGCATCCTCACCAGTATGAGTTTGAATGATGGAACCTGTCTCTAAAACAGAAATTTCTTTTGAGACGTACTCTTGTAATTGACTCTTCATTTCATTTGCAAAATCTGCCGTTCCTGAATAGGAAATACCAATCTCGGCTACTTTTTTATCTGCTAGAGTTGCCGTGAACTCTTCCAGCCATTTTTTAAAGGTCTTATTGCCTCGTCCCTTGACAATCGGAGTCAGCTGATGGTCTTTCATTTCCATGATGACACGGATATTGAGTAGGCTACTCAGCATCCCTTGAACACGTCCAATACGACCACCCTTGACTAGATTTTCTAGGGTTGATACACCGATGTATAATTCCGTTTTTTCTTTGACTGTTTCAATAGCTGCAAGGATTTCTTCTTTGCTGGCACCAGCTTGTGCCATGCGTGCTGCTTCTACAACTTGGAATTTTTCAGCCTGATCTGTAAAGCTTGAATCGAGTATTGTCACATCAGCACCAGAAAGGGTTGCTCCTTGTCTAGCAGCTTCTACTGTCCCTGACAAGGCATGCGACAAGAGAATGGCAATAATCTGACTGCCGTCTTTAGCCAATTCAGCAAAAGTTTCCGCAAAGAGTCCTACTGGGGGCTGGCTTGTTTTTGGCAAGTTTTTCGACCCACGCATGAGCTCTAAGAATTCTCCTTCTTTTAAATCGTTGTCAGAGTATACGACTCCGTCAACCATTACAGATAATGGAACAACTGTTATATTCAATTCTTCGACCAAACTGGGTTCGATAGTCGTACTTGAATCCGTAACAATCTTAATCTTTGACATATTTCATCCTACAATTCTCTTCAATTTTGCCATCTATTATAACAAATTTTAACTAAAAAATAAACTTTGGACATAAGCAAAAAGGCTAGTCGCCTAACCTTTTTCTACTAATTCTTTTGCTTGATTACGGGCTGCATCTGTGATTTTGTCACCGGCTAACATCTTGGCAATTTCCTCAATACGCTCTTCTTTGGTCAAGAGACGGACACGAGAAACGGTCGAATGTTCGTCGGATATTTTCTCAATAAAGAACTGATAATCTGCAATAGCAATGACTTGTGGTAGATGAGAAATCGCCAATACTTGCCCATATTGTCCGATTTTATAAATTTTCTGGGCAATGGCCTGGGCCACACGTCCAGACACCCCTGTATCCACCTCGTCAAAGACGATGGAAGTCTTGCCTTCTTTACGGGCAAAGGCTGACTTAATGGCCAACATCAAGCGAGACAATTCTCCTCCAGAAGCCACCTTAACCAGAGGCTTGAAGTCTTCACCTGGGTTGGTAGAGATGTAAAATTCTACTGTTTCATTTCCTTCTCGATTAAATTTTCCTTTAGTAAATCGAACTTGGAAACGAGCTTTCTCCATATACAAGTCTTGCAATTCTTGGCGGATAATATCTTCTAAAACAACAGCCAATTCATGGCGTGATTGGCTGAGCTGACCTGCTCGTTCAACCAATTCTTTCTCTAAGTTCTTAAGCTGAACTTCCAAATCATCTCCAGATAAATCATTGCCTGTCAATAGATTGTATTCTTCGCTGATTTTACTAAAATAGTCCAAAACATCATCGACAGTTCCACCATATTTCTTCGTAATGGTATTGAGCAAATCCAGACGACTTTCCAATTGCATGAGACGATTGCCGTCAAAATCTAGATTATCGACCACATCGCTGAGACGCTTGGTTATATCTTCAACGACATAATAAGCTTCTGTCAGGCTAGAAGAGAGCTGTTTGTAGTCTGGATCAAATTCTTCCAGACTTTGCAAGTCACTCATAGCTGAGCGTAGGTTGTTCAAGCTTGAAAAATCTTCATTGTCTAACAGTGCATAGGCATTGGTCAGTGTATCTGCAATTTGTTTGTGGTTGAGCAGTTTATCGCGTTCCTGATTGAGTTGAATATCTTCCCCAGACTTCAAATCCGCTGCTTCGATTTCAGCAATTTGGTATTCTAGCATCTCAATCCGCGCCTTGTGTTCTTGCTCATTTTTTTGCTTTTCAAGAACTCGTTTGCGAAGACTACGATAGGCATCAAAGGTTGTCTGATAACGGTCTTTAAGACTCCAAAATTCATCTTCTCCGAAACTGTCCAAAAGACGGATATGGTGCTGGGATTTCATCAATTCTTCCTGGTCATGTTGACCATGAATATCTACTAAATATTGCCCAATCTGTTTCAAGACAGATAAATTGACCATTTGTCCATTGACACGGCTGACCGAACGGCCATTTTGCAGGATTTCACGGCGGATAATGAGTTCGTCAGCTACTTCAATCCCCTGTTCAAGCAAAATTTGCTCGAGAGCTCTGCTATTTTCAAAGGAAAAGAGCCCTTCAATCTCAGCCTTGGCGGCCCCATGTCTGATAACATCTGTCGTCGCACGCGCCCCTAGCATCAGGTTCATGGCATCAATGATAATGGATTTACCTGCACCTGTTTCACCAGATAGGATGGTCATCCCGTTTTCAAAATTCAGTGATACCTGCTCAATAATGGCGAAGTTTTTAATGGACACTTCTAGTAACATGGCTACCACCCTCTAACCGTCTGTTCGATTTGCGAAATAATACCTTCGTTTGTAACAATGAGCAGAATACTGTCATCATCAGCAATCACTGAAAAAACATGTTCTTGAAATTGTTCCAAAATCTGGCGTTTGACCACAGCAGAGCTTCCAG
Coding sequences:
- a CDS encoding SGNH/GDSL hydrolase family protein, which produces MNNRKLIQGFVFFFLTILGSIFLFHQLIPVASSRISRQELTVSEKISFRYVALGDSLTEGVGDTTGQGGFVPLLAQSLTNDYGYEVDYKNFGVSGNTSNQILKRMKEDGELISYLKTADLLTLTVGGNDLRKAIIKNIANLKVSTFDKPAKDYGKQLDTIIKTARKNKPNLPIYVVGIYNPLYLNFPELTEMQTIVDNWNTMTEQITEKYQHVYFVPINDLLYKGLEGEAGISQNGSQVTNNLLYEEDSFHPNNTGYEIMKKAILERMNETTESWEP
- the recN gene encoding DNA repair protein RecN — protein: MLLEVSIKNFAIIEQVSLNFENGMTILSGETGAGKSIIIDAMNLMLGARATTDVIRHGAAKAEIEGLFSFENSRALEQILLEQGIEVADELIIRREILQNGRSVSRVNGQMVNLSVLKQIGQYLVDIHGQHDQEELMKSQHHIRLLDSFGEDEFWSLKDRYQTTFDAYRSLRKRVLEKQKNEQEHKARIEMLEYQIAEIEAADLKSGEDIQLNQERDKLLNHKQIADTLTNAYALLDNEDFSSLNNLRSAMSDLQSLEEFDPDYKQLSSSLTEAYYVVEDITKRLSDVVDNLDFDGNRLMQLESRLDLLNTITKKYGGTVDDVLDYFSKISEEYNLLTGNDLSGDDLEVQLKNLEKELVERAGQLSQSRHELAVVLEDIIRQELQDLYMEKARFQVRFTKGKFNREGNETVEFYISTNPGEDFKPLVKVASGGELSRLMLAIKSAFARKEGKTSIVFDEVDTGVSGRVAQAIAQKIYKIGQYGQVLAISHLPQVIAIADYQFFIEKISDEHSTVSRVRLLTKEERIEEIAKMLAGDKITDAARNQAKELVEKG
- a CDS encoding DegV family protein, with the protein product MSKIKIVTDSSTTIEPSLVEELNITVVPLSVMVDGVVYSDNDLKEGEFLELMRGSKNLPKTSQPPVGLFAETFAELAKDGSQIIAILLSHALSGTVEAARQGATLSGADVTILDSSFTDQAEKFQVVEAARMAQAGASKEEILAAIETVKEKTELYIGVSTLENLVKGGRIGRVQGMLSSLLNIRVIMEMKDHQLTPIVKGRGNKTFKKWLEEFTATLADKKVAEIGISYSGTADFANEMKSQLQEYVSKEISVLETGSIIQTHTGEDAWAILLRYE